The genomic stretch AATCCCTTCCGTTGATTGCGCTGACAGGTTTTATCGTCGGTATAGTGTTCACCAATCAATCCCGCCCCTCCCTTTCAGAATTTGGAGCCACTTCGTGGCTTCCTTCGCTGATTTCCATAGCTGTAGTACGGGCTATGGGGCCATTGGTGACAGCGCTGATCGCTGCCGGTAAAGTAGGCTCGAGTATAGGGGCTGAGATCGGATCCATGAAGGTGACAGAGCAGATTGATGCTATGGAAGTATCAGCTACTAATCCTTTCAAATTTCTTGTGGTCACCCGGGTGTTGGCCACTACCTTTATGATACCTGTATTGGTTATGTTTACTGACTTTGTGGCTCTTATGGGGTCCTTTCTCAGTGTAAATGCCAATGAAAATGTCAGCCTGGTAACTTTCTTTGTTCAGGTGTTTGAGGCCATCAGCTTTCTGGATATAATATCCTCAGTGCTGAAATCACTGCTGTTTGGCTTTACTATTGGTATTGTAGGCTGCTATAAGGGATATAACTCTTCCAAAGGAACAGAAGGCGTGGGACGTGCCGCAAATGCCGCTGTGGTGATGGCGATGTTCTTGATATTTATTGAAGAATTGTTGGTTCTTCAGATTGTGAACGCAATTCGAATGATGTAAGGCATGGAAGAAAAAGTAGTAGAAATACGCGGATTAGAGAAGTCTTTTGGAGATTTGGATGTGCTCAAAGGTGTAGATCTTGATCTATACAAAGGGGAAAATCTTGTAGTACTGGGGAAGTCAGGCTCAGGCAAATCAGTATTGATCAAAATCATGGTTGGTCTGCTAAAGCAAGACTCAGGTAGCTTGACAGTTCTGGGGAAAGACGTGGCTAACCTCGGTACAAAGGAATTGAATGAATTACGGCTGAAAATCGGTTTTTCTTTCCAGAATTCAGCCTTGTACGATAGTATGACCGTGAAGGAAAACATGGAATTTCCTCTAGTGAGAAATGTAAAAAATCTCTCCAGAAAAGAAAAAGACATGAAGATAGAAGGGTTGTTGGAGAGTGTAGGCTTGCCACAATCCATAAACCAGATGCCTTCTGAACTCTCCGGTGGTCAGAAGAAGCGTATAGGCGTAGCACGGACGCTGATTCTGGAACCGGAAATCATGCTTTATGATGAGCCTACAGCAGGACTGGATCCCATCACTTGCATGGATATCAATAACCTGATCGTACAGATTCGTGAAGAGTACAATACTTCTTCCATAGTGATCACGCACGATTTGACCTGCGCCAAAGTGACCGGGGACAGGATGGCGGTATTATTGGATGGACAATTTGATGCGGTGGGAACCTTTGAGGAAGTGTTCCCAAATGCAGAAGATCAACGTATAAAATCATTTTACGATTATAATTTTATCAACTCATGAGAGGCGAAAATAAAAGATCAGTCATAGTAGGGATATTTGTCTTTGTAGGCATAGCTATCCTTGTAGCGGGTATTCTGACCCTGGGTGGTCAGCAGAAAAAATTTGTAAAGGCAATACAGCTTAAGGCTGTGTTCGATGATATCGGAGGACTGCAGGCAGGAAACAACATATGGTTTTCCGGAGTAAAAATCGGAACAGTCCGCAAAATCAATTTCTACGGGGACTCCCAGGTAGAAATCGAAATGAATGTGGAGCAAAAAGTAGTGGATTTTATAAGGAAAGACTCCAAAGCTACTATCAGCTCCGATGGTCTTATTGGTAATAAAATCATCGTAATCTATGGTGGAACTACTATGGCTCCCCCTGTCCAAGATGGTGATAGACTGGAATCAGTGATGCCTCTTGATACTGACCAGATGATGGAAACCTTGCAGGTCAACAACGAAAATCTTGTACAGATCACAGGAAATCTTAAAGAGCTGACTGGTAAACTTGCTGAAGGTGAAGGAATGGTAGGAGCAGCCATGACGGATTCATTGATTGCGGAGAGTTTCCGGGCCATTGTGAGAAATCTGGATCAGGCTTCTGTCAATAGTAACCGCATGATAGCCGAGCTTCAAAGTTTCACCAAAAAGCTGAACCAGGAAGGAAACCTTTTCAATGACCTGGTGACTGATACCACTATGGCAAGCGACCTGAAACAGACTATGGAAAGTTTCAGACAAGCAGCCGCCAATTCGGAAGAAATGACCATGAAACTAAGTGAGATCACTGATAAATTCAACGATCCCGATAATTCCCTGGGAATGCTTCTTAATGACCCTGAATTTGCAGAAACATTAAAAAGCACATTGGAAAACACCGATTCGGCTACTTATAATCTGAACCGGGGTATGGAAGCGCTGGAATACACCTGGCCATTCAACAAAGGCTTCAAACGCAAGCAAAAAGCCGAAGCAAAAGAAAATAATTAAGCCTCCCCTGACTTCAATCCGCCACTAGCCCGCGATTTATTTTTTCGCGGGCTTCTTTTTTCTCTTCCCCATTAGCTTCCAAGGTATCAGCCGTGTCCAGGGGGGTCAAAACTGCCCTCATGGAAATAGGAAAGTGATCTGAGCCGATTTCACTTTCTACTTTCAGCGAAGCTAAACCAAAATGCTTACTAAGGAAAATATGGTCTAGAGGCCATCTGAAAAGTGGTACTTTAGCATGGAAGGTATTGAATAGCCCTCTTCCTCTACGGGGATCTGCCATCTCTGAGATCTTCAAAAACAGCTCGGTTGTATAGCTCCAAGCTACATCGTTGAGGTCACCGATGACCAATGTTGGCCGTTTGTTTTTCTGGGACTTCTTTCCTACGATCAATATTTCCGCATCTCTTTCTGTGCTTTCTGTGTTTTCACCCGGTACAGGTGGAGTTGGGTGAATGGCGTATATGGTAATTATTTCCCCATTCCGGAGTTTAAGTTCCAGCTCGAGAGATGGTATTTCCTCATCGACCAGGTAGTTTATTTCTTTACTGACAATTTCCAGTTTGGTGTAAAAAAGCAATCCGTAGGTATTATCCAGCGGGATTTTGATTTGAAAAGGAAAGATTTCTTCAATCTCCGAGATGCCTTTTTCCCATGCTTTGTCAGTTTCCACAAGGAAAACCACATCCGGATCTGTATTTTTTACCAGATCCACAGCTTTATGATAAGCATCATTGTACTGATAGACATTTGCTACCAGGATATGGATTCCCCTTTCCTCATCGAAAGGTACTGAATCAATCATTTTGCTGCCTAGTAGGGTAAATGGCAAGACTTTGCTGGTCAGAAATATTGCACAGGTACCCAGTAATCCCAGCCAAATGTAGGGTTCAGAAGTTGGGGACGTGCCGAAGTTCAATAGCCACAAAAGTCCTAAAATCAGAATGATCACCAGTTTCTGCAATCTGGGATAATCAAAGACTCTGACCCACCAGTAATCTAATTTGACTAGCGGGAAAAAAGTGGCGAAAATAAAAAACGCACTGAAAACCCGTAAAAGTAGCTCGGTCATTTCTATTCTGATTTCTTAAATGTTAACTTAAAGATGTGCAAATAAGTCGATTATTGGCAAGACTTTGGGCTACATATATTATTAATGGAATTCCCAAAGCCTTTTACGGGTTATTAGCATGAATCCTTTTTTTCACCAAAGCCTCAATTTACTATGAGCCAAGACCCATTCCAGATTAAATCTACCTTAACTACTTCAACCGGGGAGCATACCTATTGGAGTTTGGAAAAACTAGAATCCAGTGGCCACCCTGTAAAGCATCTGCCTTTCTCCATCCGGATTTTGTTGGAAAACGCCCTCCGGAATTTTGATGACTTTGCCATCACCAAGGAGCATTTGGATACATTGATGAACTGGTCACCAAAATCTTCTGATAAGGATATTCCTTACAAACCCGCCCGAGTATTAATGCAGGATTTTACCGGTGTCCCAGCAGTAGTGGATATTGCTTCCTTGCGCTCGGAGGCACATAGGAAAGGTAAAGATGCCAGTGCCATTAACCCTCTAATCCCGGTGGATCTGGTCATAGACCACTCAGTACAGGTGGATTATTTTGGCACCAATTACAGCTATCAAAGAAACGTGGAGGTGGAATATGAGCGGAACTCTGAGCGATATAAATTTTTGAAATGGGCACAGAAGACTTTTGACAATTTCTCAGTAGTACCTCCCGGAATGGGGATTTGCCACCAGGTGAACCTTGAATATCTTGCCCAGGGAGTGATCCGACGTGACGGCATGGTGTTTCCGGATACTCTTGTCGGTACTGATTCCCATACGCCTATGGTGAATGGGATTGGTGTGGTAGGCTGGGGTGTTGGAGGGATAGAAGCAGAAGCGGCATTACTAGGGCAGCCGATTTACTTTATCATGCCTGAAGTGGTGGGGCTGAAGCTGACTGGAAAATTGCCTGCGGGCACTACCGCTACAGATATGGTCTTGACCATTACAGAATTACTCAGAAAGCATGGAGTAGTGGGAAAATTCGTAGAAGTATATGGCCCGGGATTGGATCATCTTTCTGTGCCGGATAGGGCTACAATCTCCAATATGTCACCTGAATTTGGCTGTACCGTCACTTATTTCCCGATCGATGACCGTACCCTGGATTATATGGGTAAGACAAACCGCTCTGCAGAACAGATCAAACTGGTGGAGGATTATTGCAAAGCAAATATGCTATGGCGAAAGGATGAAGACCTGATCAACTACAGTTCGGTAGTTGAGTTGGATCTTGGAACAGTGGAAGCCACCGTATCCGGGCCAAAGCGTCCGCAGGACAAAATCTTGGTAAGGGATTTCAAACCCAAGTTTGAAGAACTGCTTCACTCAGTGCATGGTAGACAGTATATCCCCATTGATAAAAGAGAAGAAGTCGCACGCTTTGTAGAAGAAGGAGGAGGACAGACAGAAGATCAGTCCCACGAAAAAGCTCCTGCTGAAACTGAGATTAAAACCAGGATCAAAAATGGACTAAAGACTGTTTCGGTCACGCTGCACAACGATAAATTTGAGCTGTACGATGGATCTATCGTGATAGCTGCGATCACCTCCTGCACCAATACATCCAACCCATCAGTAATGTTGGGAGCAGGCCTGGTGGCCCAAAAAGCCAGACAAAGAGGACTCGATGTGAAGCCATGGGTGAAAACTTCATTGGCTCCGGGATCCAAAGTCGTTACGGACTATTTGGAAAAATCCAATTTGCTGGAAGACTTGGAGGCATTGAAATTTCATACGGTAGGATATGGCTGTACTTCTTGCATCGGTAATTCCGGGCCTCTTCCAAGACACATTGCGCAAGCTGTAGAGGATAATGACCTCGTAGTGGCCTCGGTGCTTTCCGGCAACAGGAACTTCGAGGCGCGTGTGCATCCACAAGTAAAGATGAATTACCTGATGTCCCCTATGCTGGTGGTTGTGTATGCAATTGCTGGTCGTGTGGATGTGGATCTGTACAATGAACCACTGGGCTATGATCCTAACCTGGAGCCGGTTTACATGAAGGATATTTGGCCTACCAATGAAGAAATAGCAGAGGTGGCCAGAAAAGTACTTACTCCGGATGATTATCAGAAAAACTATGGTGAGATTTTCGAAGGCAATGAGATCTGGAAAGAGCTTCATTCCGGAGAAGGGGAAATTTATCCTTGGGATGTGAATAGTACTTACATCAAGGAAGCACCGTTTTTCAAGGATATCTCTGTGGATGTGCCCGAGCCAAAAGACATCGTAAATGGAAGAGTTCTACTGAAACTAGGCGATTCGATTACCACAGACCATATCTCGCCTGCAGGGTCTTTCAGACCGGATACTCCAGCTGGGAAATACCTCAATGGACGTGGCGTAGAGCGGCCTGATTTCAATTCCTACGGATCCAGAAGAGGCAATGATGAGGTGATGGTGAGAGGCACTTTTGCCAATGTTCGGATCAAAAACCAACTGAGTAAGCAGGAGGGAGGATTTACTACGTACATTCCAACCGGTGACGAGATGTCTGTTTTCGACGCTTCGCAAAAGTATCAGACTGCAAATGTTCCCTTGATAGTGCTGGCCGGAAAAGAATATGGATCGGGATCTTCCCGTGACTGGGCGGCCAAAGGCACCAACCTGCTCGGGATCAAGGCTGTGATCGCAGAAAGCTATGAGCGGATTCACCGCAGCAATCTCGTAGGTATGGGGGTGCTTCCGCTTCAATACTTGCCAGGTGAAAGTGCCGAGAGCTTGGGTTTAACAGGCAAAGAAGAATTCAGTATTGTTGGGATTGAAGCCGGATTAACTCCTTCACAGAAGTTTGAGGTGATTGTGACCACGGAGTCTCAGGAGAAGAAAATCAAGGTGATTTCCCGGTTGGATTCTGAGGTGGAGATCGCCTATTATAAGCACGGAGGGATTTTGAATTATGTGCTGAGGGATTTCTTGAAGGAATAAAGGAAGTTGGATGACAGGTGTCGGGTGACCGATGCTGGGTGCAGCTAGAGTGGGACTACTTGTCCTATTTTAGGGGCATTAACTAAACAAAACCCGTCAGCAGTGGCGGGTTTTGCTTTATGTTTTATCTACTTTTATTGAGTCCGTAATATTCCCCATAAGATCACGAGAATCAGGGAAGCAACCGTTAGAATAGTTAAAGCAATTGATTCATTTTTTCTTGCCCGCTCTCGCTGTTTTACAACGAGTCTTCTAAGTTCATATTGATTTAATTTTTTATTCTCCTTCATTTTAGGACATAGCTTTGATAGGATGTGTGTTGAAGAAATATGCTTTTTCAATCCAGCATAAAGCGTATCGGAATATATAACCAGGCATCTATTGTATTTCCTTCAACTGTAGTAGCAGGGGTGATTTCTCCCTCATATTTGTTTACAACCCGAAGGGCTTCCTCAGCGAGGGATTCACTTACTTTATCAGGATTCACTACCAAAGGGGCGGTTCGCTCACCGAATTCATTGACATAGATGCCAATGATAACCGTGCCTTGTTCACGCCTTCTTCTCGCTGAAACTGGATAACTTAGGTTTTTTACCATTGTTTTTTCCCATCCCTTTTCGTCGTAGAGGGGTTGGGGTTCAAATGGATTTTGTTCCATATGTATTAT from Algoriphagus sp. NG3 encodes the following:
- the acnA gene encoding aconitate hydratase AcnA → MSQDPFQIKSTLTTSTGEHTYWSLEKLESSGHPVKHLPFSIRILLENALRNFDDFAITKEHLDTLMNWSPKSSDKDIPYKPARVLMQDFTGVPAVVDIASLRSEAHRKGKDASAINPLIPVDLVIDHSVQVDYFGTNYSYQRNVEVEYERNSERYKFLKWAQKTFDNFSVVPPGMGICHQVNLEYLAQGVIRRDGMVFPDTLVGTDSHTPMVNGIGVVGWGVGGIEAEAALLGQPIYFIMPEVVGLKLTGKLPAGTTATDMVLTITELLRKHGVVGKFVEVYGPGLDHLSVPDRATISNMSPEFGCTVTYFPIDDRTLDYMGKTNRSAEQIKLVEDYCKANMLWRKDEDLINYSSVVELDLGTVEATVSGPKRPQDKILVRDFKPKFEELLHSVHGRQYIPIDKREEVARFVEEGGGQTEDQSHEKAPAETEIKTRIKNGLKTVSVTLHNDKFELYDGSIVIAAITSCTNTSNPSVMLGAGLVAQKARQRGLDVKPWVKTSLAPGSKVVTDYLEKSNLLEDLEALKFHTVGYGCTSCIGNSGPLPRHIAQAVEDNDLVVASVLSGNRNFEARVHPQVKMNYLMSPMLVVVYAIAGRVDVDLYNEPLGYDPNLEPVYMKDIWPTNEEIAEVARKVLTPDDYQKNYGEIFEGNEIWKELHSGEGEIYPWDVNSTYIKEAPFFKDISVDVPEPKDIVNGRVLLKLGDSITTDHISPAGSFRPDTPAGKYLNGRGVERPDFNSYGSRRGNDEVMVRGTFANVRIKNQLSKQEGGFTTYIPTGDEMSVFDASQKYQTANVPLIVLAGKEYGSGSSRDWAAKGTNLLGIKAVIAESYERIHRSNLVGMGVLPLQYLPGESAESLGLTGKEEFSIVGIEAGLTPSQKFEVIVTTESQEKKIKVISRLDSEVEIAYYKHGGILNYVLRDFLKE
- a CDS encoding ABC transporter ATP-binding protein; this translates as MEEKVVEIRGLEKSFGDLDVLKGVDLDLYKGENLVVLGKSGSGKSVLIKIMVGLLKQDSGSLTVLGKDVANLGTKELNELRLKIGFSFQNSALYDSMTVKENMEFPLVRNVKNLSRKEKDMKIEGLLESVGLPQSINQMPSELSGGQKKRIGVARTLILEPEIMLYDEPTAGLDPITCMDINNLIVQIREEYNTSSIVITHDLTCAKVTGDRMAVLLDGQFDAVGTFEEVFPNAEDQRIKSFYDYNFINS
- a CDS encoding MlaD family protein, producing MRGENKRSVIVGIFVFVGIAILVAGILTLGGQQKKFVKAIQLKAVFDDIGGLQAGNNIWFSGVKIGTVRKINFYGDSQVEIEMNVEQKVVDFIRKDSKATISSDGLIGNKIIVIYGGTTMAPPVQDGDRLESVMPLDTDQMMETLQVNNENLVQITGNLKELTGKLAEGEGMVGAAMTDSLIAESFRAIVRNLDQASVNSNRMIAELQSFTKKLNQEGNLFNDLVTDTTMASDLKQTMESFRQAAANSEEMTMKLSEITDKFNDPDNSLGMLLNDPEFAETLKSTLENTDSATYNLNRGMEALEYTWPFNKGFKRKQKAEAKENN
- a CDS encoding ABC transporter permease, producing the protein MTEKAEDRKPLLSKKIDKFFTGLADAWNFVRRFFKEVFLPPYEFKEVVHQCYRIGVESLPLIALTGFIVGIVFTNQSRPSLSEFGATSWLPSLISIAVVRAMGPLVTALIAAGKVGSSIGAEIGSMKVTEQIDAMEVSATNPFKFLVVTRVLATTFMIPVLVMFTDFVALMGSFLSVNANENVSLVTFFVQVFEAISFLDIISSVLKSLLFGFTIGIVGCYKGYNSSKGTEGVGRAANAAVVMAMFLIFIEELLVLQIVNAIRMM
- a CDS encoding endonuclease/exonuclease/phosphatase family protein, with amino-acid sequence MTELLLRVFSAFFIFATFFPLVKLDYWWVRVFDYPRLQKLVIILILGLLWLLNFGTSPTSEPYIWLGLLGTCAIFLTSKVLPFTLLGSKMIDSVPFDEERGIHILVANVYQYNDAYHKAVDLVKNTDPDVVFLVETDKAWEKGISEIEEIFPFQIKIPLDNTYGLLFYTKLEIVSKEINYLVDEEIPSLELELKLRNGEIITIYAIHPTPPVPGENTESTERDAEILIVGKKSQKNKRPTLVIGDLNDVAWSYTTELFLKISEMADPRRGRGLFNTFHAKVPLFRWPLDHIFLSKHFGLASLKVESEIGSDHFPISMRAVLTPLDTADTLEANGEEKKEAREKINRGLVAD